A DNA window from Onthophagus taurus isolate NC chromosome 1, IU_Otau_3.0, whole genome shotgun sequence contains the following coding sequences:
- the LOC139431009 gene encoding serine/threonine-protein kinase mTOR-like yields MFCSGNSSEEVITSKQRPRKLLIRGSNGKDYMFLLKGHEDLRQDERVIQIFGLVNTLLLKDPDTVRCNLTIQRYAVIPLSTNSGLIGWVPHCDTLHTLIKDYREKKKILLNIEHRIMLRMAPDYDHLTVIQKVEAFEQALEHTHGDDLARLLWLKSPSSEVWFDRRTNCTRSLAVMSMVGYILGLGDRHPSNLMLDRLSGKILHIDFGDCFEVAMTREKFSEKIPFRLTRMLINAMEVTGIEGTYRRTCESVMSVLRRNKDSVMAVLEAFVYDPLLNWRLVDTGRLNRSNTNDVGSISTGFSQEQDLVNSLSVNMNKIGLSSPEAMVDGSEPEVVKNKKAVAIVNRVKDKLTGNDFSIDETLTIEMQVDRLIQQATDNENLCQCYIGGCPFW; encoded by the exons atgtttTGCAGTGGCAACTCGTCAGAGGAG gtcATAACATCAAAACAACGTCCAAGAAAACTATTAATTCGCGGTTCAAACGGTAAAGACTACATGTTCCTTTTAAAAGGACACGAAGATTTACGCCAAGACGAGCGAGTAATACAAATATTCGGCCTTGtaaatactttattattaaaagatcCCGACACAGTCCGTTGCAACCTCACGATACAACGTTACGCGGTGATTCCATTAAGTACGAATTCCGGTTTAATCGGGTGGGTACCACATTGCGATACATTACACACCCTCATCAAAGATTATcgcgaaaagaaaaagattttattaaacatcGAACATCGAATCATGTTGAGAATGGCACCCGATTACGATCATTTAACCGTAATACAAAAAGTCGAGGCTTTCGAACAAGCTCTCGAGCATACTCACGGCGATGATTTAGCACGTTTATTATGGCTAAAAAGTCCATCTTCGGAAGTGTGGTTTGATCGAAGGACGAATTGTACAAGATCGTTAGCTGTTATGTCAATGGTCGGGTATATTTTGGGATTGGGAGATCGACATCCATCGAATTTAATGTTGGATCGATTATCAGGAAAGATTTTACACATCGATTTCGGGGATTGCTTCGAAGTGGCGATGACTAGGGAAAAGTTTTCCGAAAAAATCCCCTTCCGATTAACAAGAATGTTAATAAACGCGATGGAAGTGACCGGAATCGAAGGAACTTACCGAAGAACTTGTGAGAGCGTTATGAGCGTTTTAAGAAGAAATAAAGATAGCGTTATGGCCGTTTTGGAAGCTTTCGTTTATGACCCACTTTTAAATTGGAGATTAGTCGATACAGGGCGGTTAAATAGATCGAATACTAACGATGTTGGTTCGATTTCAACCGGATTTTCGCAAGAACAAGATTTGGTTAATTCGTTGAGTGTtaatatgaataaaattggGTTATCATCGCCGGAGGCTATGGTGGATGGTTCTGAACCGGAAgtggttaaaaataaaaaagcggTTGCTATCGTTAATAGggttaaagataaattaaccGGTAATGATTTTAGTATTGATGAAACTTTAACGATTGAAATGCAAGTTGATAGATTAATACAGCAAGCTActgataatgaaaatttatgtcaatgttatattggagggTGTCCGTTTTGGTAA
- the LOC139431017 gene encoding ras-related and estrogen-regulated growth inhibitor-like, whose amino-acid sequence MNAISPRSSLVKLGLYPRQKTLKVIVLGQAGIGKSAMVVRFITRRYIGESNPALEKVYNFNTVIDNRMVYFEILDNTGQIEQENGESLTLEANIRWPETFISMYSMTDNCSFDECYRLKFLINYKKRRKNETKREQQLKSYSTQYDSSFIFGDGFTQWFLPTPL is encoded by the exons ATGAATGCAATATCACCTAGATCTTCTTTAGTTAAATTAGGACTTTATCCAAgacaaaaaactttaaaagttattgttttagGACAAGCGGGAATTGGAAAATcag ccaTGGTTGTTAGGTTTATTACAAGACGTTACATCGGTGAATCCAACCCAGCATTGGAAAAAGtctataattttaatactGTTATAGACAACCGAATGGTTtatttcgagattttagataATACGGGACAAATCGAACAAGAAAACGGTGAATCTTTAACTTTAGAAGCCAATATAAGATGGCCAGAAACTTTTATCTCCATGTATTCGATGACCGACAATTGCTCGTTCGACGAATGTTACCGTTTGAAATTCTTGATCAACTACAAGAAACGTCGAAAAA atgAAACGAAGCGGGAGCAACAACTAAAATCCTATTCAACCCAATACGATTCGTCATTTATATTCGGCGACGGTTTCACTCAGTGGTTTCTTCCTACGCCCTTGTAA